ACCATCTGGGCGACATGACACCTGAGGCATGGCAACACGCCTTCCACACACTGTGGCCAGCGCTGAAAAACAGTCTGTTGGGGGAGGTCGCGCCCTATCCGGCGCAGGCGTGGCAGGAGGCCATCGGCTTCTATCGTGCAGCCGGGCGTGGCTGCAAACCCCTGCTTAGCTGGCAGGGGTAGGAGGGGCGTTGCTTACAGCGGTGCGCCGCGGTGGTGCTGGCCAGCCAGATCGGTGAAGTTAGGCACGTCGGCCACCAGCGCCGGGGTGCCCGGTGCGCTCAGGGCCGCTTCCAGCGCTGCCTCGTCACGGAAGACGCATTCGCAGATCGCCACGGTGCCTGGCTGGTTCTCATCCAACGAGAGCGGATAGAGCGCCTGGGCGCTAACCAGTCCGCATGCTTTCCACGCCTCAATCACCATTGGGACATGCTTGTGACTGTAGTACTCACGATCAAAGCGGTCTTGGGCAGTGCCGGTATAGCTGACATAGAGAATGACGGACATAATGTTTTCCTGATTGAACAATGCTTAGGAAACCAGTGTAGAACAGCGCGATGGCCCATGCAGCGTCAATATGTTACAAGGCATGGCCCGCCGCGCTAGCAGCCAGCGGTGATAAAGTCGCCGTTGACGCCCGCCGGGATCACCGTGGTAAACAGCACCAGCGCGAACAGCATCAGCAGCAATCCACCGATGATGGCCGCCACCCGTGCCGCAGGGGCGGCGTAGCGCGTGACACCGTCACTGGCGTTGATCGCCCACTCGCGGGCATGGTGCACCAGCGTTGCGAGGATCATCACAGACAGCGCGGTGCCGAGTGCCATCGCCATCACCGCCGCCACGCCCCAGCTAAAGATGCCAAGGGCATTGGCGAAGACCAGTACCATGATCGCCCCGCTGCATGGTCGGCAGCCAATCGCGGCTACCACCCACAGCGTATTGCGCCAGCCGCCGGTCAGCGCGCCGGGCGCAGGCTGGTGATGGTGCCCACACCCCTCATGGTGATCATGCCCTTCGCCGCGCCGCAGGGAGAACCCCAGCGCCCGGCAGACCAGCACCACGCCAAAACCGGCGATCAGCAGTGCGCTCCCCTTCTCCACCCAGTAGCGGCTGAGGCTGAGATCGCCCATCGACAGGTTGAACAGCACCGCCAACACCACCACAAACAGGATGGCGGTCACGCCCTGCATCAGGCTACCCGCCAGGGTAATCAGTCGGCTGGCCTTCAGCGACTCACGGTGGGTGGCGAGGTAAGTGGTGATGACGAATTTGCCGTGGCCGGGGCCAATCGCGTGCAAAAAACCATAGAGGAAGCCGCCAAAGGCGAGCATCAACGCGCCGCTGGCCTGATGGTTGTGCAGTTGCAGCAGGTAGAGCACCAGATAGCGGTGCAGGGTGATCTGCACGCTGAGGCAGTACTGCACAAACTCATCCCAATGGCTGATGAAGAGCCAGAGCAGCGCGATGCCCAGCACGCCGCCCAGACTGACTATCGCCTGCCTGGGGGTATTGAGGGTCAGCCCTTTCATTGGTTACTCCTGCTTAAGTTATCTCCCTCTCACTATAGACGCGAGAGGGGGTTCCGGCAGGAAAAGCGGCCATCAGGGCGCGGGCTGGCCACGCCCCACGCCTACCCAGCTCACGGCCAGTACCGCCAGCAGTACCAGTGCGCCGCCAGGGGCGAGCACCGTCCAGGGCGCGCGCTCAAGGTAAGGCATTCCCTCCGCCAGCACCCGTCCCCACTCAGGCAGCGGCGGCGGGGCACCAAGGCCCAGAAAGCCCAGTGACGCCAGTGCCAGCGCGATGCCCGGCAGCCGCAGCATGGCGTGGCGCACCAGCGGGCCGGAGAGCGCCGGCAACATGTAGCGCCACAGGCTCCGCCAGCGACCCACGCCCACCAGCGGCAGCATCCGAATATGCGGCTGCGCGCCGATCTCCGCCACCAACGCCGCACTGTGCGCAGCCAACGGCGCCCAGCTGACCGCCAGCACCGCCAGCGCCGCGCCCTCAGGTGTCGGGCCACTGACCGCCGCCACCACCAGACCGGCCATCACCGGCGGCAGCGCGTTGGCTATCTCAATCGGCCCGGCGAACAGCCGGGGGAATAGCCCGGTCACTAATCCAATCGCCAGACAAGCCAGCGTCACCAGCAGGGCGGAGAAACAGGTTTGCAGCGCCCCGTGCGCCACCCGCGCCAGCACGTCCCGCCCCGTGGCGTCCGCGCCGAAGGGCAGGCTCCAGGAGGGCGGCGCCAGCCGCAGGTGCTCCGGCGACAGCGCATCGCGCGGCAAACCGGCCAGCACCAGCCCGACTAACGCCACCCCACAGGCCAACGGCATCCAGCGGCCACCGCGCGGCCTCGCCCAGGCCACCGGCGGCGCGGGCATCTCGCCAGCACGCAGTGCTGGCCCAAACAGCAGGTGGCGCAACGCCGTGGCGGCCATTCCCAGCGCAAAGGCCAGCAGCAGCAGAATCAGCAACCCCGTTTGCAACGCTGGCAGATCCTGTGCCGCCGCCGCGCCCAGCGTCGCCCGCCCAAGGCCCGGTATCGCGAACACCTTCTCCACCGTCACCGCGGCACCGGTCAGGGCAATCATCACCAGCCCCAGTTGGGGCAACAGCTCCGGTAGCGCGCGCCGGGCAATCGCCAGTATCAGCGCACGGGAGGAAATGCCTGCCATGCTCCAGGTGACCAGCCACCGCTCCTGGCAGGCGCGGGCGACAGCATCAGAGGCCAGCCGCCCGAGCAATCCCCCGGTGGGAATGCCCAGCGCCAGCGCTGGCAGTACCGCCGTATGCAGTCCGCTCCAGCCAAAGGGCGGGAACAGGCGCAGCCAGACCGCGCCCACCAGCAGCAGCAGTGATGCCAGCAAAAACTCAGGCAGCGCCGTCAGGGTGGCGGCCAGCGCCCCCACCGGGCGCTGCACTCGCCCGGCCAAGCCAGCGCGGACAACCGGCAGACAGATCAGCAGTGCAATCACCAACCCCACGCTCATTGCCAGCGCCATCAAGGTCAGGGAGACGCCCGTCGCCTGCACCATGCCCGGCAGCACCGGCTGGCCGGAGACCCACGAACGCCCGGCGTCCCCCTGCAACAGTCCGCGCAGCCAGGCGGCCAGCAGCGGCAGCGGCCCCTGATCCAGATGCAGCGACTGGCGGATGGCATCCAGCGTTTCCGGCGTCGCCTCCTGATCGCCGGATCGGGCGCGCAGCAGCGCCAGCGCCGGATCCTTGCCAGAGAGCCACGGCAACATCCCGACCAGCGCCACCACACCGCATAGGGCCAATAGCCGTGACAGCAGCGAGAGCGGAAAACACATTACAGCGCCTCCCGCCGGGTAGCAGGCGTCACCAGCAGGCGTTCGCGTGGATCGCGCAGTGCCTGGCGCACGCCCGGTGCTTCGCCCTGGATCACACGCTCATGCAGCAGCGGGATGGCGGCGTCGCTCGCCATAACCTGCCGCTCCGCCGCCATGATCGCCTGTCGGCGCGCCGGCCCGGCGGGGATAGCCGCTGCCTGCTCCAGTGCCCGGTCAATCTCGGGACGGCAAAGCTGGGCGATGTTAAAGGAGCCGTGGCAGGCGAAATCGCTGTAGAGATAGGCCACCGGGTCACCGGAGTCCAGCACCGTCGCCCGTGACAGGATGAAGGCGTCAAATTTGCCAGCCAGCGCATCGGCCTCAATGTGGGCGTACTCGCGCACCACTTGGTTGACAGTGAAACCGGCGGCGCTCAACTGGCGGGCCAGATAGATCGCCACTTCCGGCAGTTCAGCGCGGTCACTGAAGGTCGCCAGCGTGATGGTCACGCCATTGGGCGCAACGGGCTTCACCGGGTTCTCTACCGGCTGGCGCAAACTGGCGGCCCAAGGCAGCGCCGGGCCAAGCAACCCGGCGGCCGGATCGGCGCGCTGTTCATAGACATTGTCGATAATTTGCTGGCGGTTGACCGCTTCCCGCACTGCCGCGCGCAGCGCCGGATCCTGGAATGGGCCATGCGCACTATTGAGGTAGAGAGTATTGGTGCGCGGCATCGGCACCTCATGCACCTGCTCCGCTGGCAGCAGCGCCACCTGCGAGACCGGCACCGCCTCAACGATGTCCGCCGCCCCGGTGCGCAGCGCAGCGGCCCGCGCGGCGCCATCCGGCACAAAGGTGACATCAATGCCGGTTGACGCGGCCTTTTCGCCCCAGTAGCCATCAAAGCGCTCCAGCCGGGCACTGCTGGTGCCCTGCACCTCTGTCAAAACAAAGGCACCGGTGCCAGCGCGGATTGGCGATACCACGCTGTTTTCGCCATAGGCACGCGGCGACAGGATGGCCAGTTGCGGGCTGGAGAGGCGCTGTGGCAGTAGCGGATCGGGCTGTGCGGTGGAGACAATCACTGCCGAATCCCCCTCCGCTTCCGCATGCAGCGTGACGCCATCCAAAATGCGTGGCTTGGGCGCGGCCTCGGCGGCAGTGTTCAGGGCATTGACCACGCTGGCGGCATCGAACGCCGCGCCATCATGGAACCGTACATTCGGGCGCAAGGTGAAGCGCCAACGGGTCTCATCCAGCCGCTGCCACTGCGTCGCCAACGCCGGCTGCGCCTCGCCCAGCGGGTCGAGCACCACCAGCGTCTCGGCGGTGCTCCAGCGAGAAAGCTTGAAGGCGTCGTCGCTGAGCGGGGTCAGGCCGGATCGCGGGGGCTGGAGCATCGCCAACCGGATGCGGCCCTCCTGCTCCTGCGTGGGTGCCGGTTCATTGAAGCAGCCAGAGAGCAGGCATACGCCCGCCAGCAAGCCTGCGAGGGAAGCTTTCATTATCAGTCCTTATTGGGGGTAATGGCCGTTCAGGAGGCCAGGCGGGCGCGCTCTGGCTGCGCCGCCAATCGGGGAACCGCGTCCAGCAGGGCGCGGGTGGAGGGGTGGTGCGGCTGCGCCAGCAGGGCACGAGTCGGGCGATCCTCGACGATCTGCCCCTGCTCCATCACCAGCGTGCGCTCGCACAGCGTCGCCACCGTGGAGATGTCATGGGAGACCATCAGCAGCCCCATGCCGTGCTGGTGGCTCACCTCCGCCAGCAGCGCGATCACCTGCTCACGGCGCGGCATATCCAGCCCGCTGACCGGCTCATCGGCCAGCAAGAAGCGTGGACGGGCAATCAGGGCACGGGCGATGGCGACGCGCTGCGCCTGTCCACCGGAGAGCGATCCGGCCTGCTGGTGCGCCACGGACGCCGGCAGCCCTACCCGCCCTAGCGCTTCGGCAATCGCCGGGTGCGGGTCGCGGGTTGGCAGCAGGTGCCGCAGCGGTTCGTGCAGAATGTCACTGACGCGCTGGCCGGGCGGCAGGCTCCTGCCCGGCTCCTGCGGGATGAACTGCACCTGGCGGCGATAGGGGCGCAGCGCACGCGCCGACGCCGGGCGGATCACCCGCCCTTCGCAGGTGATGTTGCCGCAGGTAGCGGGCTGCAACGCCAGCAGCAGGTGCAGCAGCGTCGATTTTCCGCTGCCGGAGCGGCCTATCAGCCCAACCCGCTCGCCTGCCGCCAGTTGCAGGTCAATACCCTCCAGGATGGCGCGTTGCCGTCCCGGCTGGTAACTGACTCCTTGCATCGCCAGCCAGCCCATCATGATGCCCTCGCCAGTACGTCAGCAGCCCGACGCGCGGCCCCCACCAGCGCCTGAGTGCAGGGGTGCTGCGGCGCGGCCAGCAACTGGGCGATCTCGCCACTCTCGACGATGCGCCCCTCCGCCATGATAAGCGCACGGTGGCAGAGCTGCGACGCCAGCACCAGATCGTGGGTGATGAACAGCAGCGCTGGCCGGTGCGGGGCCTCCGAGAGGCGGCGCAACAGCGACAGAATGCGGTGTTGGGTGGAGACATCCAGCGCCGTAGTAGGCTCATCCGCAACCACTAACCGGCGCTCGCCAGCCAGCGCCAGTGCCAGACAGACGCGCTGCCGCTGGCCGCCGGAGAGCTGGGAAGGATAACGGCGCATCACTGCCGGCGGATCGTCAAATTCCACCTCCACCAGCAGCCGCGCCGCTTGCGACTTGGCGTCTGGGTGGTGGCGCAACGCCATAAGCAACTGCTTGCCAATCGTCACCAACGGATTGAGGGCGGAGCCGGTCTCTTGGAACAGTGCGGCCACCCGCGTAGTCATCGGGCGACGGGTAGGAAACAGTCCCAGCACCTCCTCACCCGCCACGCGCAGGCTGCCACTAAGACGGCTATTGACCGGCTGGATACCGGTAATCACATTGGCTGTCAGGGATTTGCCGCAGCCAGACGCGCCCAACAGTGCCACCCGCTCCCCCTCATGCAGTGAAAAGCTGAGATCGTGCAAACGGCGCTCCGGGCCGATATTCAGGCAGAGGTTGGCAACAGACAACAGGGGGATGGCGGTAAGGGCGGCGTCCATGACGGCAGATCCAATTAATTAAGTTATGTAATAACATAACAATTGATCGTGCAGCGATGCAACCTTTAGTTACATTTACCCACACCCCCAACCGTTCCCCATGAAAGAACAATTCGTTCATTATTATTCATTACAAAGGAACAACATTTGGCGCTAGAGTAGGGTCATCACTTTTGAGGAGAGCACGCCATGCAAATGTCATCCGCGACCCATTCGTTTTCTGTCAACCCGGCCACCGGTGAAAACATCGGTTCCTATCCCTTTGCTGACGCGCAGGCGATTGAGCAGGCCATTCAGGCCAACTATCAGGCTTACCGCCAGTGGAGCAGCCTGTCCGTCGCTGATCGGGCGCAAAAATTGCGCGATCTGGCTGCGGCGCTGCGTGCCGGGGCGGAGCCGATGGCGCAGATGATCACCGCGGAGATGGGCAAACCGATCCAGCAGGCGCGCGCCGAGGTGGAGAAGTCGGCCCGTCTGTGTGACTGGTATGCCGAGCACGGCCCGGCGATGCTGGCGACCGAGTCCACCCAGGTGGAGAACAACAACGCGGTGATTGAGTTCCGCCCGCTGGGGCCGCTGCTGGCGGTGATGCCGTGGAACTTCCCGCTGTGGCAAGTGCTGCGTGGCGCGGTGCCGAGCCTGCTGGCTGGCAACAGCTACGTGCTGAAACATGCGCCCAACGTAATGGGCAGTGCCCAGCTGATTGAAGAAGCATTCCGCACGGCGGGCTTCCCAGAGGGGCTGTTTGTCCAGCTCAACGCCACCAATCAGGGCGTCAGCGAGATCATCAACCATCCGCGTATCGCTGCCGTGATGGTGACCGGCAGTGGCCGGGCAGGCAGCGCGATTGCGGCACAGGCCGGTGCGGCGCTGAAGAAGTGCGTGCTGGAGCTGGGCGGTTCCGATCCCTTTATCGTACTGAACGACGCCGATCTGGATGAGGCGGTAAAGGCCGCCGTCGCGGGACGTTATCAGAACACCGGGCAGGTGTGCGCCGCCGCCAAGCGCTTCATTGTTGAGGCGGGCATTGCCAAGCGCTTCACTGAGCAGTTCGTGGCGGCGGTAGGTGAGATCAAGATGGGCGATCCGCGCGACGAGGCACACACCGTCGGCCCAATGGCACGCTATGACCTGCGTGATGAGTTGCACAACCAGGTACAGGCTTCACTGGCACAGGGCGCGACCCTGCTGCTGGGCGGTGAAAAGCTGGCAGGCGACGGCAACTACTATCTGCCAACCGTGCTGGCCGATGTGACACCCGCAATGACCGCCTTCCGCGAGGAGTTGTTTGGCCCGGTAGCCGCCATCACTGTGGCACAGGACGCCGACCATGCGCTGGCACTGGCCAACGACAGTGACTTCGGCCTGATGGCAACGATCTATACGCAAGACGAGGCCAAAGCGCAGGAGATGGCAGCGAACCTGGAGTGTGGCGGGGTATTCATCAATGGCTACAGCGCCAGTGACCCGCGCGTGGCGTTCGGCGGTGTGAAGAAGAGTGGCTTTGGCCGCGAGCTCTCCCACTTCGGCCTGCATGAGTTCTGCAACGTCCAGACCGTCTGGAAAAACCGCCGCTAGGCGGGACAAAAAACCGGCCCCTGGGGGCCGGTTTTACTATCAGAAGCGGTACTGCATGCTTAGTGAATCGCCGCTGTAGGTTTTATGCTTAGTTCGTTAATATGAAAGAGATGCCAGCAAAAAGATCACAATTATTTTATTTAACTTCTTGACGCTTAACCTTTGTTTGAATTTACTTTGGCACTCACGCATCATTATATCCCGTCATTTTACCCTAGCTATTTCCCCTAACCCTTGGCACCTCATGAAATAGATTAAAACGCATCATTCAATTATTCCTTGCCAATAAACTCTGTAGTGCAAAAGGCCGGGGAAATATTTTGCTGACGCACCCTCGCGCTATAGTCACTCATTAACGGGGCGGAGGAATGGCGCGCCGAATAATGAGGCCAGATCATCAATGGTAACGGGCGGGTAGACATTTGTGCGTTCTACCCCTTTCAGGTGACTGAATGACGCAAAGTTGACCTATCGAAACCGTTATCTTGCGTTAAGCTAGTAAACGGATGCCAAAACGGTGTCCGTTTCTTTTTTATCCTTAGAGGTGGTAAACAATGAAAACCCAGGGCTATGCCGCACTTAAAGCAGGCGCACCGCTGACGCCTTTCACATTTGAACGTCGCGCACTGCGTGACAATGATGTGGCGATGGAGATCCTCTACTGTGGCGTGTGCCACTCGGATCTGCATCAGGCACGCAATGACTGGGGCTTCGGGGCCTACCCGATGGTGCCGGGGCATGAGATTGTTGGCCGTGTGACCGATGTGGGCGCGGGCGTAAAACGCTTCAAAGAGGGTGATATCGTCGCGGTTGGCTGCATGGTGGACTCCTGCCAGACCTGTGACCAGTGCCGTCAGGGCGAAGAGCAGTACTGCCGTGAAGGTAACACCCCCACCTACGCTGGCCATGACCGCATCACCGGTGAACTGACCCAAGGTGGCTACTCCAAGCATCTGGTAGTACGTGAAGAGTTCGCGCTCTCTGTGCCGGACACCCTGGAGCTATCCAAGGTGGCACCGCTGCTGTGCGCGGGCATCACCACCTACTCCCCGCTGCGTACCTGGGGCGTCGGCCCCGGCAGCCGCGTTGCGGTAGTGGGTCTGGGCGGTCTGGGCCACATGGCGGTAAAACTGGCCGTGGGCATGGGTGCCACCGTGACCGTCATTGGCCGCAGTGGCGCGAAAGCGGATGATGCGCGCGAGCTGGGCGCTGACCACTACCTGATCTCCACCGATGAAGAGGCGATGCGTCAGGCGCAGAACAGCTTCGATGTGATTATCGATAGCGTGCCGGTTCGCCATGACGTCTCGCTCTACATGCCGCTGCTGGATGTGGATGGCACGCTGGTGATGGTCGGCCAGATTGGCCCAATCGATGAGCAGAGCACCCTGCCGCTGGTCTTTGGCCGTCGCCGTCTGGCTGGCTCCCTGATCGGCGGCATCGCCGAAACCCAGGAGATGCTGGACTTCTGCGGCAGAAAGAACATCCTGCCGGAGTGTGAAATCATCAATATCGACCAGATCAACGAAGCCTTTGAGCGCATGGAGCGCTCTGACGTGCGTTACCGTTTCGTGATCGACATGGCATCGCTCTCCGCATGATGCCCCACGCTGCGCCCGTCCGGGCGCAGCGTTCCTCCCTACCCCTTGCGCCCGTGGCGCGCCCGGAAATAGAGCTCCACCTCCTCCAGACTCTTGCCCTTGGTCTCCGGCACAAAAAAGCTGAACACCATGAAACCGGCGCAGATGGCGGTAAACAGCCAGAAAGTGGCCGCAGCCCCCCACTCCGCCAGCATCGGCAATGAAACCAGCGCAATCACCAGATTGGTGGCGAAGATCACGCAGATCGACAGGCTGGTGACCTTGGCCCGTGCGCGCAGCGGCGAGATTTCAGAGATCACCAGAAAGCCGAGGATGCCGGGGCTGACCGCGTACATCACGATGTAGAGCAGCAGCGCGGCAAAGGCCAGCCAGTGGCTATGGGTAAAGGCTGGCACCGAAAAGACCACGGCCAGCACCAGCATACTGAGGGTCAGCCCGGTGGCACCGCCAATCATCATTGGCCGACGGCCAAGGCGATCCACCAGCGCCATCCCCACCAACGTAAACAGCACGTTGGTGATGCCCAACCCCATGGTGGCAAGCCAGGAGGCGGAGGCGTCAAAACCGCTCAGTTGCAGGATCTGCGGCGCGAAGTAGATCACCAGATTGATGCCACAGGCATTGGTGAGAAAGGCGATCAATACGCCAATCACCACCATTGGCCGTACCGGGCCGCTCAGCAACTCGCGCCAACCCACGGTTTTCCGCTCCAGCCGGTCCAGCCGCGCCGTCTCCTGCAACTCCTCCTCCACCGCCTCAGTGCCGCGCAGTTTCACCAGCGCCTGCCGCGCCTCCAGCGGACGCTTGCTGGCGATCAGCCAGCGCGGTGACTCGGTCACAAACAGTACGCCAAGGCTCAGGATCACGCCAAACAGCGCCGCGATGGTCAACGGAATGCGCCACTCCGCCAGCGGTTCCGCCAGTGAGTTGACGCCGTAGGCCATCAGAATGCCGATGGTGATCAGCAATTGGTAGGAGCTGACCAGCACGCCGCGGATGCGCGGCGGTGCCAGTTCCGCGATATAGATCGGGATCAGCACCGAGGAGGCCCCGACGCCGATGCCCAGCAAGATGCGCGCCGCCACCAGCAGGTGCACCTCCAGCGTCATCGCCGAGAAGAGCGCGCCCGCGGCAAAGGCGATGCCTGACACGCACAACGGCAGCTTGCGGCCATAGCGGTCAGCCAGCGGCCCGGCGGCCAGCGCGCCCACCATGCCGCCAAGTAGCGAGGCGCTCGCCACCACGCCCTGCATCAGGCTGCTCAGCCCCATCTGCTGGCCGATAAAGATCACCGCGCCGCCAATAATGCCGGTGTCATAGCCAAAGATGATGCCCCCCACCGCCGAGATCAGCACAGCCAGGCCAAGAGACAGGGTCAACCCCCGGCGCGATCGCCGGATGGCGGACGGGGCAAGCCCGCCATAATTGGTGTTTTCCATACAGCATCCCTTCGAGGTAACAATAAAATTATTTAATGAAATAGAGGTGCGCCGCCCCCCGTGCACCGGCGGCATCGCCGAGGGCGCAGGGCACAATATTTTTATTTACCGCGTAACCGGGCGCACGCGTCAGGGCACTCTCCATCCCCGCGCGGAACAGCGGGAAGAAGTGCGCGGCGCTGCCGCCAAGCAGGGTGCAGTCCGGGCCGTAGAGCGTCAGCAAGGTGTTGAGACCTTGCCCGACGTGGTAGCCGTACTGGTAAAAAATGGCCGCCACGCCAGGGTGTTGCGTGCGGAGCCGTCGCCAGCTAGCGAGATCCTGCTGGTCATAGGGCACTTCCGGCAGGTGCGCCTCCAGGGCGGACTGCAACGCGCTGCGCGCCGCCACACTCTCCCAACAGCCTGACAGCCCGCAGTAGCAGCGCTGGCCGCCCATCACCGGGATATGCCCCGCTTCCGGGTGCGCGCCCGTCACCGTGCGGGTCGGCTGCCCACGATCCAGCAGCGCCACGCCGACGCCCGTGCCCAGCGTCACCATTAGCATCCGCTGGCTGCCCTGCCCCGCGCCCAGTATGTACTCGCCGAGCGCGGCGGCCACCGCGTCGTTGTCAATGCTGACCGGTACGCCGAGTTGCTGCGCCAGCTCATCCGCCAGCGGGAAGTGGGAGAAGCAGGCCAGCGTATCGTCATTCTCGATAATACCGGTCTGGTTATTCACCGGGCCGCTCGCGCCGATCCCCACGCCGATCAGCGGCTTGCCAGCCGGCAAGAGTCCCCTGATCTGCTGTGCCAGATAGGTGCTGCGCCGTTGGCGCGGGATGGTCGTGAACAGCGCGGTAGGCATCACCAGTGCCGCCAGCTCCTGTTGGTTCTCCATTAATACAATACGGCTGCAAGTACCGCCCAAATCGATACCGGCGCGCACGCCTTTTTTCTCTGGTGTCATAGTGTTATCGCTATTATTTTAATTGGTCTGGCCGGAAGTGGCCGAAATAGAAAAAGATAAAAAGGCTTGGAAGCCAGGCGCTATTTAGCATCATAAATAGCCGGAGAAAAAGTGAAATTGCAGCGCGGGCGTACCGGGAAAAAGCGCGGCCATCCCGCCATGTGCCACGATATAGCGCGGGATCGGTTAGCGTTTTTTATCTTTAAGGGAGAATGCCGCCAACGGCTATCGCGGCGGCATGGGGGAAGTGCGGTTCGATTATTACGCCAGTTCGCTCTCTTTGATATCGGCAATTGGCCCGAGGATCGCGCGGTCGAATTCCGCCAGCGGCGACTGGTGGCGCACTTTCATTGGCCAGTCGGCATTAGCGAGCGCACCGCGCCCAAGGGTAATGAAGTCAGCGCCCTGTGCCAATACCTGTTCCGCCCGCTGCGGATCGTGCAGGCTGCCATTGGCAATCAAAGTTAGGGTGGGTGCATATTTCCGTGCCAGCTCGACCAGCGAGTGCGGATTGCCGGGGAAGGCCGGTGCCCAAGCCTCATACTCCGTGAGGTGGAGGAAATCGATGCCCGACGCGGCCAAACGCTGGAACACCGCCTGCGCCCCGGCCTCGCCCTCCTGCCATTTGTGGGTGAAGTCATTGACCTTGCCCTGCGAGAGACGGATGCCCATCGCCACCTCCGGCCCTACCCTGCGGCGCACGGCTTCGATTACCGCCAGACTGAGGGAGAGGCGGCCCACAATATCGCCGCCCCACTCATCGCTGCGCGGATTGGTGTAATCGGTAAAGAACTGGTCGAGCAGGTAACCATTGGCACCGTGGATCTCGATGCCATCAAAGCCAGCGCTGACAGCGCGGGCCGCGGTGTCAGCGAAGGCCGCAATCACCTCATGGATCTCGTCGCCGGTCAGCGCACGTGGCATCGGGTAGGCACCCTCGCCGCGGTAGAATGCCATCTGCTCGCCCTTCGGCTGTACCGCGGCGGGCGCGGCTGTCTCCTGTCGATAGATATTGCCCTGCGACAGCGCGCCAGCATGTTGCAGCTGGGCGATAATCTTGCCGCCGCGCTGGTGCACCGCCTCCACCACCGCGCGCCAACCGGCCTCCTGCTCATCGGTCACCAGCCCAGACTGGTAGGCATAGGCCTGTGACCATGCGCGGTCGATATAGATCCCCTCGGTAATCACCAGCCCAAAGCCGCCGGAGGCAAAGCGCGAGTAGTAGTGCTTCATCCGCTCGCCAGCCACGCCGGTTTCAGAGGCGCTGACGCGGGTCATTGGCGCAACCGCCAGCCGGTTTGCCAAGGGGAGTGAA
The nucleotide sequence above comes from Nissabacter sp. SGAir0207. Encoded proteins:
- a CDS encoding nickel/cobalt transporter — protein: MKGLTLNTPRQAIVSLGGVLGIALLWLFISHWDEFVQYCLSVQITLHRYLVLYLLQLHNHQASGALMLAFGGFLYGFLHAIGPGHGKFVITTYLATHRESLKASRLITLAGSLMQGVTAILFVVVLAVLFNLSMGDLSLSRYWVEKGSALLIAGFGVVLVCRALGFSLRRGEGHDHHEGCGHHHQPAPGALTGGWRNTLWVVAAIGCRPCSGAIMVLVFANALGIFSWGVAAVMAMALGTALSVMILATLVHHAREWAINASDGVTRYAAPAARVAAIIGGLLLMLFALVLFTTVIPAGVNGDFITAGC
- a CDS encoding EthD family reductase — encoded protein: MSVILYVSYTGTAQDRFDREYYSHKHVPMVIEAWKACGLVSAQALYPLSLDENQPGTVAICECVFRDEAALEAALSAPGTPALVADVPNFTDLAGQHHRGAPL
- a CDS encoding ABC transporter ATP-binding protein, yielding MMGWLAMQGVSYQPGRQRAILEGIDLQLAAGERVGLIGRSGSGKSTLLHLLLALQPATCGNITCEGRVIRPASARALRPYRRQVQFIPQEPGRSLPPGQRVSDILHEPLRHLLPTRDPHPAIAEALGRVGLPASVAHQQAGSLSGGQAQRVAIARALIARPRFLLADEPVSGLDMPRREQVIALLAEVSHQHGMGLLMVSHDISTVATLCERTLVMEQGQIVEDRPTRALLAQPHHPSTRALLDAVPRLAAQPERARLAS
- a CDS encoding ABC transporter permease subunit, with amino-acid sequence MCFPLSLLSRLLALCGVVALVGMLPWLSGKDPALALLRARSGDQEATPETLDAIRQSLHLDQGPLPLLAAWLRGLLQGDAGRSWVSGQPVLPGMVQATGVSLTLMALAMSVGLVIALLICLPVVRAGLAGRVQRPVGALAATLTALPEFLLASLLLLVGAVWLRLFPPFGWSGLHTAVLPALALGIPTGGLLGRLASDAVARACQERWLVTWSMAGISSRALILAIARRALPELLPQLGLVMIALTGAAVTVEKVFAIPGLGRATLGAAAAQDLPALQTGLLILLLLAFALGMAATALRHLLFGPALRAGEMPAPPVAWARPRGGRWMPLACGVALVGLVLAGLPRDALSPEHLRLAPPSWSLPFGADATGRDVLARVAHGALQTCFSALLVTLACLAIGLVTGLFPRLFAGPIEIANALPPVMAGLVVAAVSGPTPEGAALAVLAVSWAPLAAHSAALVAEIGAQPHIRMLPLVGVGRWRSLWRYMLPALSGPLVRHAMLRLPGIALALASLGFLGLGAPPPLPEWGRVLAEGMPYLERAPWTVLAPGGALVLLAVLAVSWVGVGRGQPAP
- a CDS encoding ABC transporter ATP-binding protein, whose translation is MDAALTAIPLLSVANLCLNIGPERRLHDLSFSLHEGERVALLGASGCGKSLTANVITGIQPVNSRLSGSLRVAGEEVLGLFPTRRPMTTRVAALFQETGSALNPLVTIGKQLLMALRHHPDAKSQAARLLVEVEFDDPPAVMRRYPSQLSGGQRQRVCLALALAGERRLVVADEPTTALDVSTQHRILSLLRRLSEAPHRPALLFITHDLVLASQLCHRALIMAEGRIVESGEIAQLLAAPQHPCTQALVGAARRAADVLARAS
- a CDS encoding ABC transporter substrate-binding protein; translated protein: MKASLAGLLAGVCLLSGCFNEPAPTQEQEGRIRLAMLQPPRSGLTPLSDDAFKLSRWSTAETLVVLDPLGEAQPALATQWQRLDETRWRFTLRPNVRFHDGAAFDAASVVNALNTAAEAAPKPRILDGVTLHAEAEGDSAVIVSTAQPDPLLPQRLSSPQLAILSPRAYGENSVVSPIRAGTGAFVLTEVQGTSSARLERFDGYWGEKAASTGIDVTFVPDGAARAAALRTGAADIVEAVPVSQVALLPAEQVHEVPMPRTNTLYLNSAHGPFQDPALRAAVREAVNRQQIIDNVYEQRADPAAGLLGPALPWAASLRQPVENPVKPVAPNGVTITLATFSDRAELPEVAIYLARQLSAAGFTVNQVVREYAHIEADALAGKFDAFILSRATVLDSGDPVAYLYSDFACHGSFNIAQLCRPEIDRALEQAAAIPAGPARRQAIMAAERQVMASDAAIPLLHERVIQGEAPGVRQALRDPRERLLVTPATRREAL